A genomic stretch from Telmatocola sphagniphila includes:
- a CDS encoding zinc-dependent alcohol dehydrogenase, with translation MSNKMRAAVVEQFGKPLVIQEVDIPRPGPGYVLVKTETCGVCHTDLHARNGDWPLKPALPFIPGHEAIGILTEIGAGVINVKVGDRVGVPWLYSACGHCEYCLSARETVCGQALFGGYTRNGGFAEYLVADPDYVAHIPVGLTARDAAPLICAGITSYKGIKETQSRPGEWIVISGIGGLGHLGVQYAKAMGLKVCAVDIDDGKLEHAKRLGADEGVNAKHRDPVEAVKKVTGGGANGVLITAPSLPAFTQGVGMTRKWGTCVLVGLPPGEFPTPLFDVVANCITIRGSFVGTRQDMAEALAFAVDGKVKADTELQPLSAINQVLERLERGDVPSRVVLDFNRK, from the coding sequence ATGTCGAACAAGATGCGAGCGGCCGTGGTAGAGCAATTTGGCAAACCCCTTGTGATCCAGGAAGTGGACATTCCTAGACCTGGACCAGGCTATGTGCTAGTCAAGACTGAGACGTGTGGTGTCTGCCACACCGACTTGCATGCAAGAAATGGCGACTGGCCCCTTAAGCCCGCGCTGCCGTTCATTCCTGGACATGAAGCTATCGGCATCCTCACAGAGATCGGTGCTGGTGTGATTAATGTGAAGGTAGGAGATCGTGTCGGCGTACCTTGGCTGTATTCGGCCTGCGGACACTGTGAGTATTGTCTTTCAGCGAGAGAGACGGTTTGTGGTCAAGCGCTGTTCGGTGGCTACACTCGCAACGGGGGCTTTGCCGAATACCTTGTCGCGGATCCTGACTACGTAGCTCACATTCCGGTTGGTCTGACAGCACGCGACGCAGCCCCGCTGATCTGTGCTGGGATCACCTCTTACAAGGGCATCAAAGAAACCCAATCGCGGCCCGGGGAATGGATTGTCATCTCCGGCATTGGCGGACTGGGCCATCTGGGAGTCCAGTACGCCAAGGCAATGGGTCTTAAGGTATGCGCGGTGGATATTGATGATGGTAAGTTAGAGCACGCCAAACGATTAGGTGCAGATGAAGGGGTGAACGCTAAACATCGCGACCCCGTGGAGGCGGTGAAAAAAGTAACCGGAGGCGGCGCAAACGGCGTTCTCATCACAGCACCGTCATTGCCTGCATTCACCCAAGGCGTGGGAATGACTCGCAAGTGGGGTACCTGCGTGTTAGTTGGTCTCCCGCCGGGAGAATTCCCAACGCCGCTATTTGACGTCGTAGCCAACTGCATCACTATTCGAGGGTCCTTTGTGGGAACTCGTCAGGATATGGCGGAAGCGCTGGCCTTCGCGGTTGATGGCAAAGTCAAGGCTGATACCGAATTGCAACCACTCTCGGCGATCAATCAAGTCTTGGAGCGTCTGGAACGAGGCGATGTTCCTTCACGGGTTGTTCTTGACTTTAATCGCAAGTGA
- a CDS encoding ECF-type sigma factor, which translates to MSDLTQLLVAAHRGNNQAAAELLPLVYEELRKLAAARMALETPGQTLEATALVHEAYLRLVGDQHFEGRGHFFAAAAEAMRRILVEKARSKSRLKRGGQLQQKELEQHEPSIKAPVEAIDILALNESLERLEAKSFRKSQLVKLRYFAGCTLAEAAAILSISLSTAEEDWTYAKVWLKRDMQREAK; encoded by the coding sequence ATGTCCGATCTGACTCAGTTACTGGTGGCGGCTCATCGTGGAAATAATCAGGCGGCAGCGGAGTTGCTCCCCCTGGTTTACGAAGAACTTCGGAAACTCGCGGCTGCAAGAATGGCGTTGGAAACGCCCGGGCAGACCTTGGAAGCCACGGCTTTAGTACACGAAGCGTATCTCAGATTGGTCGGCGACCAGCACTTTGAAGGACGCGGTCATTTCTTTGCTGCCGCTGCGGAAGCGATGCGGAGGATTCTCGTCGAAAAAGCTCGTAGCAAAAGTCGCCTGAAGCGAGGCGGCCAACTTCAACAGAAGGAACTTGAGCAACACGAACCTTCGATCAAAGCCCCGGTCGAAGCGATTGACATACTCGCTTTGAATGAGAGTCTGGAAAGACTAGAAGCCAAATCGTTTCGAAAATCCCAACTGGTAAAACTGCGTTATTTTGCTGGCTGCACTTTGGCTGAAGCCGCCGCGATTTTAAGCATCTCTTTATCAACCGCCGAGGAAGATTGGACTTACGCTAAAGTGTGGTTGAAACGGGACATGCAGCGCGAAGCGAAATAA
- a CDS encoding oxidoreductase translates to MSHTNGNEKPVWFITGCSSGFGRDLAQYVLELGYGTAVTARNPNEVKDLAAKKGALSLKLDVTDQSEIDAAIKAAEEKFGSIDVLVNNAGIGYFAAIEESEEDQVRRMFEINVFGLSRMIHAVLPRMRKLRKGFIVNFSSIGGLRSFPSVGYYNATKFAVEGLSESLWQEVEPLGIKVMLVEPSGFRTDWAGRSASESKRQIEDYAATAGKWRAKVRALSGKQPGDPIRAAHAIVKAVESPNPPHHLLLGNDAYNGAMLKLEELRKEFVAWETVSRGADFPTEM, encoded by the coding sequence ATGTCGCATACAAATGGCAACGAAAAACCCGTTTGGTTTATCACAGGTTGCTCGAGCGGGTTCGGTCGCGACCTCGCGCAATATGTGCTGGAGCTCGGCTACGGTACCGCTGTAACTGCACGCAATCCTAATGAAGTAAAGGACTTGGCAGCCAAGAAAGGAGCGTTGTCACTCAAGCTCGACGTCACCGATCAAAGTGAGATCGACGCCGCAATTAAAGCGGCCGAGGAGAAGTTTGGTAGCATCGATGTACTCGTCAACAACGCCGGCATAGGCTATTTCGCAGCCATTGAAGAGAGCGAGGAAGATCAAGTACGTCGAATGTTCGAGATTAACGTATTCGGGTTGAGCCGAATGATTCACGCGGTTCTGCCCCGGATGCGTAAACTTCGCAAAGGCTTCATCGTCAATTTCTCTTCTATCGGAGGCCTTCGCTCCTTCCCGTCGGTTGGCTACTACAACGCGACGAAATTTGCTGTTGAAGGTTTGTCCGAATCGCTCTGGCAGGAAGTCGAGCCGCTCGGAATCAAGGTGATGCTTGTCGAGCCTAGTGGCTTCCGCACCGATTGGGCGGGAAGGTCGGCAAGTGAAAGTAAGCGGCAAATTGAAGATTACGCTGCGACCGCGGGTAAGTGGAGGGCCAAGGTTCGCGCCCTATCGGGTAAACAGCCGGGCGATCCGATTCGTGCTGCACATGCGATTGTTAAGGCCGTCGAATCTCCAAATCCACCGCATCATTTATTGCTTGGAAATGATGCTTACAACGGGGCCATGCTGAAGCTCGAAGAATTGCGAAAAGAATTCGTGGCTTGGGAAACGGTTTCTCGGGGGGCCGATTTTCCGACGGAAATGTAA
- a CDS encoding helix-turn-helix domain-containing protein — translation MKVALPILLSDEERQTLTSWSRGRSTPAQLVLRAKIILAAAAGVRNKDIAQQCGTSKPTVALADPISEAAFGGCPAVAAL, via the coding sequence ATGAAAGTCGCGCTGCCAATCTTACTTTCTGACGAGGAACGACAAACGTTGACTTCTTGGTCTCGGGGACGAAGTACTCCCGCTCAGCTGGTCCTGCGGGCGAAGATCATACTCGCGGCGGCCGCAGGTGTACGGAACAAGGACATTGCTCAGCAGTGCGGCACGTCGAAACCCACAGTGGCGCTGGCGGACCCGATTAGCGAAGCTGCGTTTGGCGGGTGCCCGGCCGTTGCGGCACTCTGA
- a CDS encoding serine/threonine protein kinase: protein MNESLIFAAALKKKTEAEREAYLEGACGNNAELRKQIAELLRLHQQEKSFLEQPVARFEATVDMPAGKWIDPDTLKFEPDDKPGTLIGPYKLLQKIGEGGMGTVWMAEQQEPVRRMIAIKLVKAGMDSAKVVARFEAERQALALMDHPNIARIYDAGIVGQRPYFVMELVKGTSITKYCDEHRLQPRQRLELFVAVCQAIQHAHQKGIIHRDIKPSNVLVAPYDGHPVVKVIDFGVAKATGQRLTDKTMYTEFGAVIGTVEYMSPEQAELNNQDIDTRSDIYSLGVLLYELLTGSTPLNRKNFKEQAILEMLRIVREQEPPKPSTRLSTDVALPSISAQRKTDPAKLTRLMRGDLDWIAMKSLEKDRNRRYETANSFGMDIQRYLGGQAVMACPPSTTYRLKKFLNRNKTSVIAASMISLALFSGIILSIIGYTRTQARAYAERLLESPTSELPKLLLDLKPLWADSILKQAADGEDPRRKLNASLALLSRDESMKRYIADRLPEAAPAEVSVFVEALKPYVDTVPKIPNNLRVAALEAANGKVEAHKIAEMLVAENSFHFAPWLEAFRPVAKDLQPALAAIYRDSKRRESQRTQAVNFLSEYAKDDPTFVADLILDADEAAFVTLYPVLAKHTSKAIDALQAELAKKTDDKTPEAERDRLASRQAIAAISLIRLGKANEVWSLLKFSPDPTVRSWIIHRLKPYGVDFNLIHSQFKTEADISAKRALVLILGEYGLGELV from the coding sequence ATGAATGAAAGCCTCATTTTCGCCGCAGCCTTGAAAAAGAAAACCGAAGCTGAACGCGAAGCCTACCTGGAAGGGGCTTGCGGCAACAATGCCGAATTGCGAAAGCAAATCGCAGAACTGCTGCGTCTGCACCAGCAAGAAAAGAGCTTCCTGGAACAGCCTGTTGCCCGCTTCGAGGCTACAGTCGACATGCCCGCTGGCAAATGGATCGATCCCGACACTCTGAAATTCGAACCCGACGATAAGCCCGGCACTCTGATTGGTCCCTATAAGCTGCTTCAAAAAATAGGCGAAGGGGGCATGGGTACGGTTTGGATGGCAGAGCAGCAGGAACCGGTCCGCCGAATGATCGCCATAAAACTCGTCAAGGCGGGGATGGATTCTGCAAAAGTCGTGGCGCGCTTCGAAGCCGAGCGGCAGGCATTGGCCCTGATGGATCATCCTAATATCGCTCGTATCTACGATGCCGGAATCGTCGGTCAACGACCCTATTTTGTGATGGAATTGGTTAAGGGCACTTCCATCACAAAATATTGCGACGAACATCGGTTGCAACCCAGACAACGCCTGGAACTTTTTGTCGCGGTCTGCCAGGCCATTCAGCACGCGCATCAAAAAGGGATCATACACCGAGACATCAAACCATCGAACGTCCTCGTGGCTCCCTACGACGGCCATCCAGTGGTTAAGGTGATCGACTTTGGAGTGGCTAAGGCAACGGGACAGCGACTAACCGACAAAACGATGTATACCGAGTTCGGTGCCGTCATTGGCACGGTTGAATACATGTCTCCTGAGCAAGCGGAATTAAACAACCAAGATATTGACACTCGCAGCGACATCTACTCGTTAGGAGTACTCCTTTACGAACTTCTGACTGGTAGCACGCCGTTAAACCGCAAGAACTTTAAAGAACAGGCGATATTGGAGATGCTGCGTATAGTCCGCGAACAGGAACCGCCGAAACCCAGTACAAGGCTTTCAACGGATGTCGCCTTGCCGAGTATCTCCGCTCAGCGAAAGACCGATCCTGCAAAATTGACGAGGTTAATGCGAGGCGATCTCGATTGGATTGCAATGAAGTCACTCGAAAAAGACCGCAATCGGCGCTACGAAACGGCCAATAGTTTCGGTATGGATATTCAGCGTTATCTAGGAGGGCAAGCGGTAATGGCCTGTCCTCCTAGCACCACCTATCGGCTCAAGAAATTTTTGAATCGAAACAAAACCTCCGTTATCGCCGCGAGTATGATCTCGCTAGCCTTGTTTAGTGGGATTATCCTCAGCATAATCGGTTATACTCGTACCCAGGCGCGAGCCTATGCGGAACGTTTGCTGGAATCGCCCACTTCGGAGCTACCGAAATTATTACTCGATCTCAAACCCTTGTGGGCCGATTCAATCTTGAAACAAGCGGCAGACGGCGAGGATCCCAGGCGAAAATTAAATGCTTCGCTCGCATTGTTATCTCGGGATGAATCGATGAAAAGGTATATCGCGGATCGATTGCCCGAAGCGGCTCCCGCCGAAGTTTCCGTTTTTGTGGAAGCGTTGAAACCATACGTGGACACTGTGCCGAAGATACCGAACAATTTGCGGGTCGCCGCCTTGGAGGCAGCCAACGGAAAGGTGGAGGCACATAAGATTGCGGAGATGCTCGTTGCAGAAAACTCTTTTCACTTCGCGCCCTGGTTGGAGGCGTTCCGCCCCGTTGCCAAAGATCTTCAACCCGCATTGGCCGCTATATACCGGGATAGCAAACGGCGGGAAAGTCAGCGCACACAAGCCGTCAACTTTCTATCGGAATACGCCAAAGACGATCCGACATTCGTGGCCGATCTAATTCTCGATGCAGACGAAGCGGCCTTTGTAACCCTTTATCCCGTCTTGGCCAAGCACACTTCGAAAGCGATCGATGCCTTGCAGGCCGAGTTGGCCAAGAAAACAGATGATAAGACACCGGAAGCCGAACGGGATCGCCTGGCGAGTCGTCAAGCGATAGCGGCCATTTCGCTGATTCGTTTAGGAAAAGCGAATGAAGTATGGTCTTTATTAAAATTCTCGCCCGATCCGACGGTTCGGAGTTGGATCATCCATCGACTGAAGCCTTATGGGGTAGATTTCAATCTAATCCATTCTCAATTCAAAACAGAAGCGGATATTTCGGCGAAAAGGGCATTGGTCTTGATTTTGGGAGAGTATGGTTTGGGCGAACTAGTGTAG
- a CDS encoding formylglycine-generating enzyme family protein yields the protein MKAIYRDHPDAGMHAAAEWTLRRWNQKDWIAEQTKLWTADKEGREKVTLKRELQARNWYVTSEGQTMVVVPGPQEFTMGSTDSDSMKFSVEFAHRVRISRTFAIMSRHVTLEEFHRFNAGHTPPAYLVKVSPTPDCPIHGVAWYEAAAYCNWLSKREGIPQDQWCYETNAAGLVTKLKPKYLSLTGYRLPSEAEAECATRAGTQSRYSFGEAVALLDNYGWYQKNSNEQSWPYGEKKPNDFGLFDGHGNLFSWCMERYANYSTVQEVVEDQEDKVLEISSAVNRVLRGGSWSGQPSLARSASRVIYQPTRRNYINGFRVSKTLITLDSKTLITFD from the coding sequence TTGAAAGCGATCTACCGGGATCATCCCGATGCCGGTATGCACGCGGCGGCGGAGTGGACGTTACGAAGGTGGAATCAGAAAGACTGGATCGCGGAGCAGACGAAGTTATGGACAGCAGATAAGGAGGGACGCGAGAAAGTCACGCTAAAGCGTGAACTTCAAGCAAGAAACTGGTACGTAACAAGCGAGGGCCAGACGATGGTCGTCGTCCCCGGACCCCAGGAATTCACAATGGGTTCGACGGATTCGGATTCGATGAAGTTTTCGGTGGAGTTTGCTCACCGCGTTCGTATTAGCCGGACCTTCGCGATCATGTCTCGGCATGTCACGTTGGAAGAGTTTCATCGGTTCAATGCAGGCCATACTCCGCCCGCTTACCTCGTCAAGGTTTCGCCAACCCCGGATTGTCCTATACATGGGGTGGCTTGGTACGAGGCTGCGGCCTACTGCAATTGGTTATCGAAGCGGGAAGGAATACCGCAAGATCAATGGTGTTACGAGACGAACGCGGCCGGGTTGGTAACGAAGTTGAAGCCTAAATATTTATCGTTGACGGGTTATCGTCTGCCGAGTGAAGCGGAAGCCGAATGCGCAACCCGAGCAGGTACGCAGAGCCGTTACAGTTTTGGTGAGGCGGTGGCGTTATTAGACAATTACGGTTGGTATCAGAAGAATTCGAACGAGCAGAGTTGGCCTTATGGAGAGAAGAAGCCGAACGATTTCGGCCTCTTTGACGGGCATGGGAATCTATTTAGTTGGTGCATGGAACGTTATGCGAATTATTCAACGGTTCAAGAAGTTGTCGAAGATCAAGAAGATAAGGTACTAGAAATCAGTAGTGCTGTCAATCGCGTACTGCGCGGGGGTTCCTGGAGCGGTCAACCATCGCTTGCGCGTTCCGCTAGCCGTGTCATCTATCAACCGACTCGGCGGAACTACATTAATGGGTTCCGCGTTTCGAAGACATTGATTACACTTGATTCGAAGACATTGATTACATTTGATTAG
- a CDS encoding ankyrin repeat domain-containing protein, with amino-acid sequence MAVQVQAAMILAEHGGDLNAVACYRGIVDATPLFCACWTSENLALVRWLLGHGAAATNQCLPAALGHLQRHRRAAYDIAESLLAYGLAIDYISGTGRTLLQAFAHQGVHRTVAWLIAHGADVNAQSSSGRTAVHYAAERNTGPKTLKLLVDAGADLVARDSAGRTPLEIAKLNEKPRLVEWIASRVRVKRR; translated from the coding sequence ATGGCAGTGCAGGTGCAGGCGGCAATGATTCTTGCCGAACATGGTGGCGATTTGAATGCGGTAGCATGTTATCGAGGAATCGTCGACGCGACACCACTATTTTGTGCCTGCTGGACTTCTGAAAACCTCGCGCTTGTCCGCTGGCTACTGGGGCACGGAGCCGCAGCCACTAATCAATGCCTCCCGGCTGCGCTGGGACATCTTCAACGTCACAGGCGAGCGGCATACGACATTGCCGAGAGCCTGCTCGCCTATGGACTGGCCATCGATTACATATCTGGCACTGGACGAACACTTCTGCAAGCGTTTGCTCATCAAGGGGTCCATCGGACCGTCGCGTGGTTGATCGCGCACGGCGCAGATGTCAACGCACAGAGTTCCAGCGGCCGAACAGCGGTCCATTATGCGGCCGAACGGAACACGGGGCCGAAGACGTTGAAACTGCTCGTTGATGCGGGAGCCGATCTGGTGGCCCGCGACTCAGCTGGTCGCACGCCCCTGGAGATTGCCAAACTCAACGAAAAACCGCGCCTCGTCGAGTGGATTGCGAGTCGGGTTCGCGTGAAGCGGCGGTGA
- a CDS encoding RNA polymerase sigma factor: MGQRNAVIQCIRQILRNDARLTDGKLLEEYISRHDERALEILVERHAPMVWGVCRRILFNHHAAEDAFQATFLVLVRKAGSITSPELLANWLYGVAYQTSLKARATIAKRRERESQVIELPEPISTPKVEWLSLQAALDEELSRLPDHYRSVIVLCDLEGQTRKQVAGQLGCAEGTVASRLARARILLAKQLSKRGIALSGGALATVLAQNVLSASVPNLLLVSTIKSATIFVTGTEVATGVISGKVVAIAEGVLKAMFLTKLKTAAIALVLILGFGATGVTFLASRTVAGQDVSKRAAEFPMRPAAKQEQEPFTAWGKEVEGVQLGIRLGNQRVYQVGESVTLILRLRNNSKETVRFRDNAEYFYKNPPHVTDSEGKARSIQGFSIFGFIRKKSLAPGKEVDLIQLELAVRPETDREQNSAWTLYGTGKFQIQYKVEDVVGDVRVGGPGMTLSTGKLELEVKQPQKPTPDKEAFTAWGKEAGGLQAGLGLPPGAKRVYQQGEIVTLFVRVRNVSKETLKFDYIPQFLDEQRPIMTDSNGKAIPQFGTSMLGIHGTTTITLEPGKEAVLQTRMSAAAGMRYELIPVGEGAKAGTKEKFLLVGTGKVNLQYERVIGNSSSGFLNNVDSVFGKLGTGKLELEVQAVAKEKTKCLTPEDAIRAASDPTRMKEFNKSQPPVEFQVESVTRTNEKLFNQARDEAVFEKGRGLEDVGLRSKAPIDGIMQRFGAVLTAKAVRQFNRAGIQNIEKHFEGKTIRVTGSISKHDDNIYGHLVEYEIVIDDLNQLEVVK; this comes from the coding sequence ATGGGACAACGAAACGCCGTTATACAGTGTATCCGTCAGATTCTACGCAATGATGCACGGCTTACCGACGGAAAACTACTGGAAGAATACATAAGTCGCCACGACGAGAGGGCATTAGAAATCCTAGTGGAGCGGCACGCACCGATGGTGTGGGGGGTATGCCGTCGCATTTTGTTCAATCACCACGCGGCCGAGGACGCCTTTCAAGCCACTTTCCTCGTTCTTGTACGAAAAGCGGGGTCGATTACTTCCCCGGAGTTGTTGGCCAACTGGCTGTATGGGGTGGCCTATCAAACGTCACTGAAAGCGAGAGCGACTATTGCCAAGAGGAGAGAGCGAGAAAGCCAAGTGATAGAGCTGCCAGAACCAATTTCGACTCCAAAAGTCGAATGGCTTTCTCTGCAAGCCGCACTGGACGAGGAATTGAGCCGCTTACCGGACCACTATCGAAGCGTGATCGTCCTGTGCGACCTGGAAGGACAGACTCGCAAACAAGTGGCAGGACAACTTGGCTGTGCAGAAGGCACGGTGGCAAGCCGATTGGCAAGAGCAAGAATCCTGCTGGCGAAGCAACTCAGCAAACGGGGTATCGCTTTGTCCGGAGGAGCGTTGGCAACGGTGCTAGCGCAGAATGTTCTATCAGCGAGCGTGCCGAACTTATTACTGGTCTCCACAATCAAATCGGCAACAATCTTTGTGACCGGGACGGAGGTTGCCACAGGAGTGATCTCGGGAAAGGTTGTCGCCATCGCGGAAGGAGTGCTGAAAGCCATGTTCCTTACCAAACTCAAGACTGCGGCTATCGCACTTGTGCTAATTCTCGGCTTTGGAGCCACTGGGGTAACCTTCCTTGCGAGTCGTACAGTGGCTGGACAGGACGTTTCGAAGCGAGCCGCGGAGTTTCCAATGAGGCCGGCAGCAAAACAGGAGCAAGAACCGTTCACCGCCTGGGGCAAGGAAGTCGAAGGTGTGCAGCTCGGCATCCGACTTGGTAACCAGCGTGTTTACCAGGTCGGGGAAAGCGTTACTCTGATCCTCCGACTACGCAACAACAGTAAAGAAACCGTTCGGTTTCGTGATAATGCCGAGTATTTTTACAAGAATCCTCCGCACGTCACGGACTCCGAGGGAAAAGCCCGTTCGATCCAGGGTTTTTCCATATTTGGGTTTATCCGGAAGAAGTCTCTTGCACCCGGCAAAGAGGTGGACCTGATTCAATTGGAACTCGCCGTTCGGCCAGAGACGGATCGAGAGCAAAATTCCGCATGGACCCTCTACGGAACCGGAAAGTTCCAGATTCAGTATAAGGTGGAGGACGTTGTGGGCGATGTTCGGGTCGGGGGTCCTGGAATGACCCTGAGTACCGGTAAGCTGGAGCTCGAAGTGAAACAGCCGCAGAAGCCGACTCCAGATAAGGAAGCCTTCACCGCTTGGGGCAAGGAGGCTGGTGGCCTGCAAGCGGGCCTGGGTTTGCCTCCCGGAGCGAAGCGGGTCTATCAGCAGGGTGAGATCGTCACTCTCTTCGTCCGGGTCCGCAATGTCAGCAAGGAGACTTTGAAGTTCGATTACATTCCTCAATTTCTGGACGAACAGCGTCCCATCATGACAGACTCAAACGGGAAGGCTATCCCTCAATTTGGAACCAGTATGCTCGGAATACACGGGACGACAACCATAACGCTGGAGCCGGGGAAGGAAGCCGTGCTTCAAACACGAATGAGCGCTGCCGCCGGAATGCGTTACGAGCTTATTCCCGTGGGCGAGGGAGCAAAGGCTGGGACCAAAGAGAAGTTCCTCCTCGTGGGAACTGGCAAAGTGAACCTCCAGTACGAACGTGTGATTGGAAACTCGTCGTCGGGTTTCCTGAATAACGTCGATTCTGTATTCGGTAAGCTAGGAACAGGAAAGTTGGAACTCGAAGTCCAGGCAGTCGCGAAAGAAAAGACCAAGTGCCTGACGCCTGAAGATGCCATCCGGGCGGCCTCCGACCCGACAAGAATGAAGGAATTCAATAAGAGCCAGCCCCCTGTCGAATTCCAAGTCGAGTCAGTGACCAGAACGAACGAGAAACTGTTCAATCAGGCTCGCGACGAAGCGGTGTTCGAGAAGGGCCGCGGCCTGGAGGATGTCGGGCTTCGTTCAAAAGCTCCAATAGACGGCATCATGCAGCGTTTCGGGGCGGTCCTGACGGCCAAGGCGGTTCGGCAATTCAACCGGGCGGGAATTCAGAACATCGAGAAGCACTTCGAAGGGAAAACGATCCGGGTAACGGGGTCAATTTCCAAACATGACGACAATATTTACGGACATCTTGTGGAGTATGAGATCGTCATTGATGATTTGAACCAGCTGGAAGTCGTCAAATGA
- a CDS encoding serine hydrolase domain-containing protein, whose product MTALEGTRGKPLLTKASYREMLAPLPSLPSKDKHNGLGWDSVIAEKEGKYLYEKNGGIAGIATYMEHLPSNVDYAVFFNTSADKEDSDKPDGANAWRKELIEAIRKQEY is encoded by the coding sequence TTGACCGCCTTGGAAGGAACTCGGGGCAAACCGCTCCTCACCAAAGCGTCCTATCGGGAAATGCTGGCTCCGTTGCCCAGTCTCCCCTCCAAGGATAAACACAATGGACTGGGCTGGGATTCGGTGATCGCCGAGAAAGAGGGTAAGTACCTCTATGAAAAAAATGGCGGGATCGCCGGGATCGCTACCTATATGGAACACCTGCCCAGCAATGTGGATTATGCGGTATTCTTCAATACCAGCGCGGATAAAGAGGATTCGGATAAGCCGGACGGGGCGAACGCTTGGAGAAAAGAACTCATCGAGGCGATTCGAAAACAGGAATACTGA